From the genome of Pseudomonas sihuiensis:
CAGGAAGAGCTGTTCAAGAAGCTCGCCACCGCCCAGAACCCACGCGCCATGTTCATCACCTGCGCCGACTCGCGCGTGGTGCCGGAGCTGATCACCCAGAGCTCGCCCGGCGACCTGTTCGTCAACCGCAACGTCGGTAATGTGGTGCCGGCCTACGGGCAGATGATGGGCGGCGTCTCCACCGCCATCGAGTACGCGGTGATGGCCCTGGGCGTGCAACACATCGTCATCTGCGGCCACTCCGACTGCGGCGCGATGAAAGCGGTGCTCAACCCGGCCTCGCTGGAAACCATGCCCACGGTGAAAGCCTGGCTGCGTCATGCCGAGGTAGCACGCAGCGTGGTGGCAGAGAACTGCAACTGCAGCGACGACAAGGAAGCCCTTGCCGTGCTGACCGAAGAGAACGTGGTGGCGCAGCTCAACCACCTCTGCACCCATCCGTCGGTGGCAGCCAAGCTGGCGCGCGGCCAACTGTTCATCCATGGCTGGGTGTATGACATCGAAACCAGCCAGATCAAGGCCTACGACGCCGAGCTGGGCAGCTTCCTGCCGCTCGATGGCGACAAGATTCCAATGGCGACGCCACGCGCGCGTTTTCCACAAAGCTGAAAGCCCTTGCAGGGTGGCCGCGCACCGAGCCTCACCCGGTCGCGGCTAAAGCCCCTCCCACAAAACGCACCGTGAACGTGGGAAGGACTTTAGGCCGTAGGGTGCGCCGCGCGCACCAGACTCCCCCCGATCACGGCTAACCTGGTCTGGTGCGCATAGCGCACCCTACCAGGGACCAGTCAGAACTTCTCCCCACGCAGCACTTCCACCTGCGCCAGGTAACAGACCATGGCGAAGTGGTCGTAGTAGCGCACCTGCAGATGCTCGGCGATGCGCTCGGCCAATTCGCGGTTGCAGATGATTTCCAGGCGGATGTTGCCTTCGGTGTCCCAGCCGGCGCTGCGCACGCCGCGGTGTCCACGGCCACGCGCGTCGGAAATGGTCCAGCCGGGTGCGCCGAGCGCTTCCAGATCGGCCAGCAGGCGCTTCTCCAGCGCCGCCTCGCAGATCACGGTGAGCAGGGTGCGGCTATGTGCGTTCATCTCAGAACCCCCAAGCGATCAGTCGTTCGGCCAGCGCCAGGTACAGCGGAATGCCGATCAGGATATTGAATGGGAAGGTGATGCCCAGCGAGGCGGTCAGCGACAGCGACGGGTTGGCCTCGGGCAAGGCCAGGCGCATCGCCGCCGGCACGGCGATATAGGACGCCGAGGCCGCGAGCGTGGCCAGCATCGCCGTGCCACCCAGGCTCAGGCCCATGAAGCGCGCCAGCAAGGCACCGATCAGCGCACCGAGCAGCGGCATCAGCAGGGCGAAGGCCGCCAGGCGCACACCGAACTGCTTCAGCGCACCGAGCTGGCCGGAGGCGATCAGGCCCATCTCCAGCAGGAAGAACGCCAGCACCGGCTTGAACATGCTGGTGTACAGCGGCTCCAGCGGCTTGATTGCCTCCTTACCGGCGATCGCGCCGATCACCAGGCCGCCGAGCAGCAGCATGATGCTCTTGCCGAGGAAGATCTCGCGGCCCAGTTCGCCCCAGTGGGTCTCACGCGAAATGCCTTTGGCCAGAACGATACCGACCAGAATCGCCGGAATCTCCAGGATGGCCACGAACAGCGGCATGTAACTCTCGAACTCGATGCCCTTGGCCAGCATGTAGGCCACTACCACGGCGAAGGTACCGGCGCTGACCGAACCGTAGTGCGCCGCCACCGCCGCGGCGTTGACGCGGTCGAAACGCAGGCCGCGCAGCAGGACGAACGCCAGGATCGGCAGTAGCACACCGAGCGCCAGTACCAACGCCGACTGACCGAGCAGCTGCAGGCTGGCCTGCTGCGCCAGCTCCACGCCGCCGTGCAGCCCGATGGCCAGCAGGAGGATGATCGACAGCGTCTCGTACAACGCCGCCGGTAGCTTCAGCTCGCTCTTGAGCAGGCCGGCGACCAGGCCGAAGACGAAAAACAGCACCACCGGATCCAGACCCACCTCAGTTCACCTCCCCTGCTTCTCAGGGTGCGCTGTGCACACCTGCCACTGTTCACCACCCGCGCCGGTGCGCACGGCGCACCCTACGCGGACGGCTACCCAACCAAAGGAAAGGGCCATGCCCCGGCACAAGGCGGTGCTGATCGCCCTGCTTTACCTCGCCACGAAGGCGAAGCGCCGGGGCATGACCGGAAAGCTTAGCCGGCACGCCAGGCTTGGCCCCCACGCTGGCGAGTCGCAAAAACGCCGTTAACGTTTTGCGCGAGGCGACCGAAGGGGTGAAGCACATGGATGTGCCGTGCAAAAAAAGGGAGCCTTGCGGCCCCCGGGACAAACCTGCGCCGTAGCGCTGAATAAAAAAGGAGCCCGGGTTACGCCCCGTCAAACTTGCCCATCCAACAGGCCGGGCTCCATAGAGGTTAACCTTCGATTTCCACCAGCACTTCGCCCGGATTGACGCGGTCGCCCTTGGCCACGTGAACGGCCTTGACGGTGCCGGCAATCGGCGCCTGCACTTCGGTTTCCATCTTCATCGCTTCGGTGATCAGCACCGCCTGACCGGCCTTGACCGTGTCACCTTCCTTGACCAGCACATCGACGATGTTGCCCGGCATGGTGGTGGACACGTCGCCCGGTGCACCGGCCTGCTTGCGCTTGCCAGCAGCGCCTGCGACGTATTCATTGAGCGCCTCGAACACCACTTCTTCCGGCATGCCGTCGATGGACAGGTAGAAGTGGCGCTTGCCGTCGCCCTTGACGCCAACACCGGTGATGTCCACGCGGTAGCTTTCGCCGTGCACGTCGACCACGAACTCGGTCGGCACGCCTTCACCACCCACCGGCGCGGCCTTGCCCTGACCGTTCGGCATGGGCAGCAGCTCTTCCGGCTTGAGGGTGCCGGCCGCGCGCTCTTCGAGGAACTTGCGCCCGATATCGGGGAACATGGCGAAGGTCAGCACGTCCTCTTCGGACTTGGCCAGGCTGCCGATCTCTTCACGTAGGCGCGCCAGCTCGGGCTTGAGCAGGTCGGCCGGGCGTACGTCGATCACTTCTTCGCTGCCGATGGCCTGCTTGCGCAGTTGCTCGTCGACCTTGCCCGGTGCCTTGCCGTAGCGGCCTTGCAGGTACAGCTTCACCTCGTTGGTGATGGTCTTGTAGCGCTCGCCGGCCAGCACGTTGAAGAACGCCTGAGTACCGACGATCTGCGAGGTCGGCGTCACCAGCGGCGGAAAGCCGAGGTCGGCACGCACGCGCGGAATCTCGTCCAGCACCTCATTCATGCGGTTTAGCGCGCCCTGCTCCTTGAGCTGGTTGGCCAGGTTGGAAATCATCCCGCCTGGCACCTGATTGACCTGCACGCGGGTATCCACGCCGGTGAACTCGCTCTCGAACTGGTGGTACTTCTTGCGCACGGCGTGGAAGTACATGCCGATTTCCTGGATCAGCTCCAGGTCCAGGCCGGTGTCGAACTCGCTGCCCTTGAGCGCGGCGACCATCGACTCGGTGCCCGGATGGCTGGTACCCCAGGCCAGACTGGAGATGGCGGTGTCGATATGGTCGGCGCCGGCTTCAATGGCCTTGAGCTGGCACATCGAGCCGAGACCGGCCGTGTCGTGACTGTGGATGAATACCGGCAGATCGACTTCGCTCTTCAGTGCCTTGACCAGCGCGAAGGTGGCGTAAGGTGTGAGCAGGCCAGCCATGTCCTTGATGGCGATGGAGTCGATACCCATCGCCTGCATGGCCTTGGCCTGGGCAACGAACGCCTCGGTGGTGTGCACCGGGCTGGTGGTGTAGGCGATGGTGCCCTGGGCGTGCTTGCCGGCAGCCTTCACTGCCTCGATGGCCACGCGCAGGTTACGCACGTCGTTCATCGCGTCGAAGATGCGGAACACGTCGATGCCGTTGACCGCCGCCTTGGCCACGAAGGCCTTGACCACGTCATCGCTGTAGTGGCGGTAGCCGAGCAGGTTCTGCCCGCGCAGGAGCATCTGCAGGCGGGTGTTGGGCAGCGCGGCCTTGAGCTGGCGCAGGCGCTCCCAGGGGTCTTCCTTGAGAAAGCGCACGCAGGCGTCGAAGGTGGCGCCACCCCAGACTTCCAGCGACCAGTAGCCGACGCGGTCGAGCTTGTCGCAGATCGGCAGCATGTCCTCGGTGCGCATGCGCGTGGCCAGCAGCGACTGGTGGGCATCGCGCAGGACGGTATCGGTAACGGTGATCTTCTTGCTCATGATGTCCCCTACAGGCCCGCGTGGGCAGCGATGGCGGTGGCGATGGCGATGGCCAGGTGCGACGGGTTGCGCTTGATCGAGTATTGGGTCAGTTCAGGGTGGCTTTCGACGAAGCTGGTATTGAACTGGCCGCTACGGAATTCCGGATTACGCAGGATTTCCTGGTAGTAGGGCGCGGTGGTGCGCACGCCCTGCACGCGCATGTCGTCCAGCGCGCGCAAGCCGCGGTCCATGGCCTCTTCCCAGGTCAGCGCCCAGACGATCAGCTTCAGGCACATCGAGTCGTAATAGGGTGGAATGGTGTAGCCGGTGTAGATCGCCGTGTCAGTGCGCACGCCGGGCCCGCCGGGCGCGTAGTAACGGGTGATCTTGCCGAACGAGGGCAGGAAGTTGTTCTTCGGGTCCTCGGCGTTGATACGGAACTGCAGGGCATAACCGCGGTGGATGATGTCTTCCTGCTTGACCGACAGCGGCAGGCCGCTGGCGATGCGAATCTGCTCGCGAACGATGTCGATGCCGGTAATTTCCTCGGTGATGGTGTGCTCCACCTGCACCCGGGTGTTCATCTCCATGAAGTACACCTCGCCTTCGGCGAGCAGGAACTCCACGGTACCGGCGTTCTCGTAGCCCACGGCCTGCGCCGCGCGCACGGCGAGGTCACCGATATAGGCGCGCTGCTCGGGGGTGAGCTGCGGGCTGGGGGCGATTTCGATCAGTTTCTGGTTACGGCGCTGGATCGAGCAATCGCGCTCGTACAGGTGCACGGTGTTGCCGAAGCTGTCGGCGAGAATCTGCGCCTCGATGTGCTTCGGGTTGACGATGCATTTTTCCAGGAAGACTTCGGCGCTGCCGAAGGCCTTGGTCGCCTCGGAAATGACCCGCGGATAGGCCTGCTCCAGCTCCTCGCGGCTGTTGCAGCGACGAATGCCACGACCGCCACCACCGGAGGTGGCCTTGAGCATCACCGGATAACCGATGCGCTCGGCTTCACGCAGGGCTTCGCCCAGGTCGGCGACGTTGCCTTCAGTACCGGGGGTGACCGGCACACCGGCCTTGATCATGCTGCGACGCGCTTCGGTCTTGTCGCCCATGCGACGGATGACTTCTGCACTCGGCCCTATGAATTTGATCCCACGTTCGGCGCAGATCTCTGCAAGTTCGGCATTCTCGGACAGAAAGCCATAGCCGGGGTGCAGCGCATCGCAACCGGTTTCCACGGCCAGATTGACCAGCTTGCGCGGGTTCAGATAGCCCGCCAGCGGGTCTTCACCAATGCTGTGCGCTTCGTCGGCACGCTTGACGTGCAACGCATGACGGTCCGCATCGGAGTAGATCGCCACCGAGCGGATGCCCATCTCGGCGCAGGCCCGCACGATGCGGACGGCAATCTCACCACGGTTGGCGATCAGTATTTTTCTTATCACGATCCAATCCTCAGCGCAGAGCTGCAAGGGCCGCTGCAACAGTTGGTTGCAAACGTGGTGAAACCCTATCCGGCTATACGAATTAACAAAAATGAATAATTATTTGATCGTGCATAAGTAATTACTTATGCATTGACCGAACGAGGACGAAACCGTGCGTAAAACCCTGCTGCGCATGACCTTGCGCCAGCTCCAGGTGTTCCGTGCCGTGTGCGAACACGGCTCCTACAGCCGCGCGGCCGAGGAAATGGCGCTGACCCAGCCCGCCGTCAGCCTGCAGATTCGTCAGTTGGAGGAGCTGGTCGGCCAGCCGCTGTTCGAGTACGTCGGCAAGAAGCTCTACCTGACCGAAGCCGCCGAGGCACTCAAACGCGCCAGCAGCGATATCTTCGGCCGCCTGGAGAGCCTCGACATGCAGCTGTCCGACCTGCAGGGCTCACTGCAGGGGCAGCTCAACCTGTGCGTGGAATCCAGCGCGAAATATTTCATTCCCCACCTGTTCGCCGAATTTCGCCGCCAATACCCGGAAGTCAGCCTCAACCTAACGGTGGTCAACCACGCCCTGGTGGTGCGCCGCCTGACCCAGAGCCGCGACGACCTGATGATCATGAGCCAGGTGCCGCAGGACCTGGCGCTGGACTTCATGCCCTTTCTCGAGAATCCGATCATCGCCGTGGCGCCGCCGGATCACCCCCTGTGCGAGGCGGACAGCCTGCAGCTGCAGGACCTCACCGCCTATCCCCTGCTGATTCGCGAAAGCGGCTCAGGCACTCGTCGCGCCTGCGAAGAGTACTGCCACCAGAAACGTGCGCACTTCCCCAACACCCTGGAGATCGGCTCGCTGGAGTCGCAGCGCGAGGCGGTGCTTGCCGGCCTCGGCATTGCCTTGCTACCACGCCATGCCGTGCGTCTGGAACTGCAACACGGCCTGCTGCGCGAGCTGCCGGTGGTAGAGCTGCCCTTGCAGCGCAGCTGGTGCGTGGTGAATATCCGTGGCCGGCGCCTGTCGCCGGTGGCGCAGGCCTTCGTCGACTTCATCCGCACCGAGCGCGCGCAGATCGTCAAACTGGCCGAGCGCTTCCAGCCCAGCCACACAGGATCGGGCAAGAATCTCGCAGGATCGGCCTAACCCTTCTTAACTGATATACGGGACATTGGCATCCTGGGATCGCTCTACCAAAACCTGCCTGGGAGAAACCTATGCTGTCGGGAATCAGCGCCCTGCTCGGCGCCCTTCGCGCGCTCGAACGCGACAACGGCCAGGCCGTGCTCGCCACCGTGGTCAAGGTCGAAGGCTCGGCCTACCGCCGCCCCGGTGCGCGCATGCTGATCCCGCTCTACGGCGGCACCGTGGGCACCATCAGTGGCGGTTGCCTGGAGTCCGAAGTGGCGAAGAAGGCCTGGTGGCTGACTGATGGCGGCGAAGCCGTGATCCGCCGTTACAGCACCGCCACCCAGGACGACGATGACGATCAGGACGCCGCACTGACCTTCGGCCTCGGCTGCAACGGCACCGTGCACGTGCTGCTCGAGCGCCACAGCGCGGAAAAGCCGCTGGCCGTCCTCGAGTTGCTGCGCCAGGTGCGCGAAAGCGGCCAGGCCGGGGCGGTCGCCACGGTGATAGGTAGCTATCGCAACGCCCGCGTGCGTGTCGGCGATCGCCTGTGCCTGCATCCCTCGCTGGGCGACAACGGCCGCCTGCTCGATTCCGCACTCGACGCCGAGGTTCGCGCCGATCTGCAGCGAACCCTGACCGATGGCCGCTCCTCACTGCGCAGCTACCGTGATGCGCGTGGCGAGATCGAGGTGTTCTGCGAATACCTGGCGCCGCAGCGGCGCCTGGTGATCTTCGGCGCCGGGCATGATGCACAGCCGCTGACGCATATTGCCAAACTGCTGGACTGGCACGTCACCGTGGTCGATGGTCGCGCGCATTTCGCCCGCGCCGAGCGCTTTCCCGACGCAGATACGGTGCTGCAGGTCGATGCACGCCCACCCTACGACCTGCACAGGCTCACCGACGGCGCCATGGTGGCGATCATGAGCCACAGCTACAGCCAGGATCGCCACTGGCTGGGCAGCGTGCTGCAGGGCACGCCGGCCTATATCGGCCAACTGGGGCCACGCGATCGCACCGAACGCCTGCTGGACGAGATCCGCCCACACAGCCCGCACTTGCCGGCGCTGGAGCGCCTGCACTACCCCATCGGCCTGGACATCGGCGGCGATACGCCGGAGAGCGTGGCCACGGCGATTCTCGCCGAGATGACCGCCGCCATTAACCTCCGTGCAGGCGGCATGCTCAAGCATCGCCAGGCGGCGATCCACACGCCAACGCCACTGGACTGCAGCGAGATCGAACCGGCGTCCAGACTGACCGCTTCCTGATCAAAGCCCCGGATTGCATCCGGGCTACAGGCTTGTGGGGTGGGCCGGGCGGCGATCCGTTTTAGCCCACGCTGGCGACGATTGGTGGGCTAAAGCCCACCCTACGGCCTGCAATCCCTTGTGCTCAAATTACATCCACTCCACCGCCGAACTCAGACCGGTAGGGTGGGCTTCAGCCCACCACGGCTGGCGGGCCAACGCGGATCGCCCCCCACGAGCGGAGTCTGATCCACCTGCAGGAGCGAACTGCAGCGCCCCGCTTGTTTCGCGCCACCACCGCAGCTCGGATGCAATCCGGGAAAACCAGCCCCCATAAACGTAAACGCCCGGGATTACCCCGGGCGTTCCTGTTTCCAGTATCGGACGTCAGGCCTTGATCTGCGCCGGGAACGGCAGCTTGCGCAAGCGCACGCCGGTCGCTGCAAACAGGGCGTTGGCCAACGCTGGCGCCAGCGGCGGCACACCCGGCTCACCGACACCGGTCGGATTTGCCGCCGACGGTACGATATGCACCTCGACCTTGGGCATCTCGTTCAGGCGCAACACCTGGAAGTCGTGGAAGTTCGACTGCTCGACCCGCCCTTCCTTCAAGGTGATCGCGCTGTGCCGGGCGGCCGCCAGGGCGAAGCCGATACCGCCTTCCATCTGCGCCTTGATCACATCCGGGTTGATCGCGATGCCACAGTCCACGGCGCACACCACGCGATCCAGACGGTAGCTGCCATCGGCCTTCACCGTGACTTCGGCGACCTGCGCCACGAACGAGCCGAACGACTCGTGCACGGCAATGCCACGGCCACGTTTCTCGCCCTCGGCCCCCGCCGCCAGCGGCTTGTCCCAGCCGGCCTGCTTGGCGGCCAGCTCCAGCGCACCGCGGTGACGCGGATGACTTTCCAGCAACGCATGACGGAAGATGTAAGGGTCCTGCCCTGCAGCGACGGCGGCCTCATCGATCATGGTTTCGGCGACGTAACCGGTGTGGGTATGACCGACCGAACGCCACCACAGCACCGGCACCTTGATATTGCTCGGCGTGCTCAGCTCCACCTGCAGGTTGGGCACCGCATAGGACAGGTTGGAGAGGCCCTCGACCGAGGTATGGTCGATGCCGTCCTTGATCATGAAGGGCTCCATCGAAGTACCGGCCATGATCGACTGGCCGACGATGCGGTTGTGCCAGGCCTGCAGCTTGCCGGCCTGGTCCAGGCCGATGCGCACGCGGTGCAGGTACAGCGGCCGGAAATAACCGCCACGAGTATCGTCCTCGCGCGTCCAGACCATCTTCACCGGCGCGTCCACGCCCTTGTCACGCGCAGCCTTGGTGATCGCCACCGCCTCCAGCAGGTAGTCCGACACCGAACTGGCGCGGCGACCAAAGCTGCCGCCGGCATACAGCTGGGTCAGCGACACCTGCTCGGGCGTCAGGCCCAGGTAGCCGCTGATGATGGCTTGGTCGACGGTCTGAAACTGCTCGCCGTTCCAGATTTCGCAGCGGTCGCTGGAGAGTTTCACCAGGCAGTTCATCGGCTCCATCGCCGCGTGCGCCAGATAAGGAAACTCGTAGTCGGCCTCGACGGTTTTCGCCGCCTGGGCCAGCGCCGCATCGGTATCGCCCTTGCTCGTGGCCGGCAGGCCTGGCTTGCCCGCATCGTCGCGGTATTGCGCGAGAATTTCCTCGCTGCCCAGGGTGAAGGCCTGGCTCTCGTCCCACTCGATCACCAGCGCATCGCGGCCCTGTCGCGCCGCCCAGGTGTTCTTCGCCAACACGGCGACGCCCGAACGACCGTGGGGCAGATCGCGAAACTCCACCACCTCGACCACGTCATGCACGGCCTTGGCCTTGCTGCTGTCGACCGAGCGCGGCACGCCGCCGAAGCGCGGTGGATAAGCAACCATGGCCACCAGCATGCCGGGCAGCTTGAAGTCCTGGGTGAAGATGGCGCTGCCATCGGTCTTGCTCGGGCTGTCCTTGCGGCGCAGCTCGCGCTTGCCGATCAGCTTGAAGTCCTTGGGGTCCTTGAGTTGCACCTGCTCCGGCACCGGCAGTGACGCCGCCGCCTCGACCAGATCACCGAAGCCGGCGCTACGGCCGGAGCCGGCGTGACTGACCACGCCCTGGCTGACGCTGATTTCACCGGCCGGCACGCCCCAACGCTGCGCGGCCGCAGCCACCAGCATGGCCTTGGCGGTGGCGCCGGCGTTGCGCATCTGTTCCCAGGAGTTGGCCATGGCGGTGCTGCCGCCAGTGCCCTGCATGGGGCCGAAGGCGAGATTGTTGTAGCGTTTCACATCGGCCGGCGCGCCTTCGACGCGTACCTTGTCCCAGTCGGCATCCAGCTCTTCGGCGAGCAGGGTGGCCAGGCCGGTGTAGCTGCCCTGGCCCATTTCCAGGTGTTTGGCCAGCACAGTCACCGTACCGTCGAGGTCGATACGCACGAAGGCATTCGGTTCCAGCGGGCCACCTGCCGCCAGCGC
Proteins encoded in this window:
- a CDS encoding carbonic anhydrase — protein: MPYKHQVIPLQAHEGNETAEQALHSIVDGFKRFRNEVFPQQEELFKKLATAQNPRAMFITCADSRVVPELITQSSPGDLFVNRNVGNVVPAYGQMMGGVSTAIEYAVMALGVQHIVICGHSDCGAMKAVLNPASLETMPTVKAWLRHAEVARSVVAENCNCSDDKEALAVLTEENVVAQLNHLCTHPSVAAKLARGQLFIHGWVYDIETSQIKAYDAELGSFLPLDGDKIPMATPRARFPQS
- a CDS encoding P-II family nitrogen regulator; translated protein: MNAHSRTLLTVICEAALEKRLLADLEALGAPGWTISDARGRGHRGVRSAGWDTEGNIRLEIICNRELAERIAEHLQVRYYDHFAMVCYLAQVEVLRGEKF
- a CDS encoding sodium-dependent bicarbonate transport family permease — encoded protein: MGLDPVVLFFVFGLVAGLLKSELKLPAALYETLSIILLLAIGLHGGVELAQQASLQLLGQSALVLALGVLLPILAFVLLRGLRFDRVNAAAVAAHYGSVSAGTFAVVVAYMLAKGIEFESYMPLFVAILEIPAILVGIVLAKGISRETHWGELGREIFLGKSIMLLLGGLVIGAIAGKEAIKPLEPLYTSMFKPVLAFFLLEMGLIASGQLGALKQFGVRLAAFALLMPLLGALIGALLARFMGLSLGGTAMLATLAASASYIAVPAAMRLALPEANPSLSLTASLGITFPFNILIGIPLYLALAERLIAWGF
- the oadA gene encoding sodium-extruding oxaloacetate decarboxylase subunit alpha is translated as MSKKITVTDTVLRDAHQSLLATRMRTEDMLPICDKLDRVGYWSLEVWGGATFDACVRFLKEDPWERLRQLKAALPNTRLQMLLRGQNLLGYRHYSDDVVKAFVAKAAVNGIDVFRIFDAMNDVRNLRVAIEAVKAAGKHAQGTIAYTTSPVHTTEAFVAQAKAMQAMGIDSIAIKDMAGLLTPYATFALVKALKSEVDLPVFIHSHDTAGLGSMCQLKAIEAGADHIDTAISSLAWGTSHPGTESMVAALKGSEFDTGLDLELIQEIGMYFHAVRKKYHQFESEFTGVDTRVQVNQVPGGMISNLANQLKEQGALNRMNEVLDEIPRVRADLGFPPLVTPTSQIVGTQAFFNVLAGERYKTITNEVKLYLQGRYGKAPGKVDEQLRKQAIGSEEVIDVRPADLLKPELARLREEIGSLAKSEEDVLTFAMFPDIGRKFLEERAAGTLKPEELLPMPNGQGKAAPVGGEGVPTEFVVDVHGESYRVDITGVGVKGDGKRHFYLSIDGMPEEVVFEALNEYVAGAAGKRKQAGAPGDVSTTMPGNIVDVLVKEGDTVKAGQAVLITEAMKMETEVQAPIAGTVKAVHVAKGDRVNPGEVLVEIEG
- a CDS encoding acetyl-CoA carboxylase biotin carboxylase subunit produces the protein MIRKILIANRGEIAVRIVRACAEMGIRSVAIYSDADRHALHVKRADEAHSIGEDPLAGYLNPRKLVNLAVETGCDALHPGYGFLSENAELAEICAERGIKFIGPSAEVIRRMGDKTEARRSMIKAGVPVTPGTEGNVADLGEALREAERIGYPVMLKATSGGGGRGIRRCNSREELEQAYPRVISEATKAFGSAEVFLEKCIVNPKHIEAQILADSFGNTVHLYERDCSIQRRNQKLIEIAPSPQLTPEQRAYIGDLAVRAAQAVGYENAGTVEFLLAEGEVYFMEMNTRVQVEHTITEEITGIDIVREQIRIASGLPLSVKQEDIIHRGYALQFRINAEDPKNNFLPSFGKITRYYAPGGPGVRTDTAIYTGYTIPPYYDSMCLKLIVWALTWEEAMDRGLRALDDMRVQGVRTTAPYYQEILRNPEFRSGQFNTSFVESHPELTQYSIKRNPSHLAIAIATAIAAHAGL
- a CDS encoding LysR family transcriptional regulator — protein: MRKTLLRMTLRQLQVFRAVCEHGSYSRAAEEMALTQPAVSLQIRQLEELVGQPLFEYVGKKLYLTEAAEALKRASSDIFGRLESLDMQLSDLQGSLQGQLNLCVESSAKYFIPHLFAEFRRQYPEVSLNLTVVNHALVVRRLTQSRDDLMIMSQVPQDLALDFMPFLENPIIAVAPPDHPLCEADSLQLQDLTAYPLLIRESGSGTRRACEEYCHQKRAHFPNTLEIGSLESQREAVLAGLGIALLPRHAVRLELQHGLLRELPVVELPLQRSWCVVNIRGRRLSPVAQAFVDFIRTERAQIVKLAERFQPSHTGSGKNLAGSA
- a CDS encoding XdhC family protein — its product is MLSGISALLGALRALERDNGQAVLATVVKVEGSAYRRPGARMLIPLYGGTVGTISGGCLESEVAKKAWWLTDGGEAVIRRYSTATQDDDDDQDAALTFGLGCNGTVHVLLERHSAEKPLAVLELLRQVRESGQAGAVATVIGSYRNARVRVGDRLCLHPSLGDNGRLLDSALDAEVRADLQRTLTDGRSSLRSYRDARGEIEVFCEYLAPQRRLVIFGAGHDAQPLTHIAKLLDWHVTVVDGRAHFARAERFPDADTVLQVDARPPYDLHRLTDGAMVAIMSHSYSQDRHWLGSVLQGTPAYIGQLGPRDRTERLLDEIRPHSPHLPALERLHYPIGLDIGGDTPESVATAILAEMTAAINLRAGGMLKHRQAAIHTPTPLDCSEIEPASRLTAS
- a CDS encoding xanthine dehydrogenase family protein molybdopterin-binding subunit, with the protein product MGKIETPDSATRGILNVSRRTLLKGAGGLALGIFFAPLMRGMDALAAGGPLEPNAFVRIDLDGTVTVLAKHLEMGQGSYTGLATLLAEELDADWDKVRVEGAPADVKRYNNLAFGPMQGTGGSTAMANSWEQMRNAGATAKAMLVAAAAQRWGVPAGEISVSQGVVSHAGSGRSAGFGDLVEAAASLPVPEQVQLKDPKDFKLIGKRELRRKDSPSKTDGSAIFTQDFKLPGMLVAMVAYPPRFGGVPRSVDSSKAKAVHDVVEVVEFRDLPHGRSGVAVLAKNTWAARQGRDALVIEWDESQAFTLGSEEILAQYRDDAGKPGLPATSKGDTDAALAQAAKTVEADYEFPYLAHAAMEPMNCLVKLSSDRCEIWNGEQFQTVDQAIISGYLGLTPEQVSLTQLYAGGSFGRRASSVSDYLLEAVAITKAARDKGVDAPVKMVWTREDDTRGGYFRPLYLHRVRIGLDQAGKLQAWHNRIVGQSIMAGTSMEPFMIKDGIDHTSVEGLSNLSYAVPNLQVELSTPSNIKVPVLWWRSVGHTHTGYVAETMIDEAAVAAGQDPYIFRHALLESHPRHRGALELAAKQAGWDKPLAAGAEGEKRGRGIAVHESFGSFVAQVAEVTVKADGSYRLDRVVCAVDCGIAINPDVIKAQMEGGIGFALAAARHSAITLKEGRVEQSNFHDFQVLRLNEMPKVEVHIVPSAANPTGVGEPGVPPLAPALANALFAATGVRLRKLPFPAQIKA